The DNA sequence GGAAAGGAGTTTATGAACTCCCATGATGCAATATAAACTGGGCAGTTGTACTCATTTAAGACAATGTAAGCAGCTTCCGGATCAGATGCAAAATTGAATTCTGCACTGACTGTATCATTTCCTTTTCCTAAAAGATACAAGTAAGTCACTTTACTTCTCAGGTCTACTTCAAATATAACATATTATCTGCACAAATATGGaacataaaacacataataatgtatatgcatatatttgcATGGATGCAAGGCATTCCTAAGGACCTTTTGAAGATCAAAAGGTGAGACACAAAATAATCCCTGCCTCCTTCCTCACTGGCTACCTCAACCTAAGCATATAAATTGTATCATAATATATGTTATTATGTACCTGAGTGTACATTTTCCCCTTACATCCAAGTAAGGCATGAAATGGCGGCTCCACTATTTCAAGAGCATATAGAACACAAACTAAATAATGTATATGTGAGTAACAACACTGATtgtaattgtgttttatatgatTGCCTATAGCTGGAGATTCCTTTGAATGTTTCCCTGCTAAAAGAGCTTCCACTCTCAAACAAACAATTCATGTTTAAAATGACTTGCCTCTTCTGAAATAGGATTTTCTAATGAGCATACTTCAAAGAAAATGCCAGCTGTGCATTTACATAACTCTCCCTGCCTTAATTATTTTGTCATAGTTATTTATCTCACTCCACCTGGTATCTAAATTAGGctgcaattttatatacaatgacttggcaaaaaaaaaatctccagttAAAAATTAATTTACTTTAAAGTACATGTTTACAGGATACAACTGCCCAGAAAACATTTTCTAATACCATCTGACCAAGTACGAGAAGCAAATTTGTGTAGAAAATAAAAGCACGCTGCATTCATTCAGCAATTAATCAGCTAGATTTCTGATAATTCTACTACTTTTTTCCAAATAATTGTTATTGAAGTATTTCCAAAGGGgggtaaatattttttaaatatcggTAAAAGGAAAGAAGGGTGAGGGAtgggatgggggaggggggagtggaAGGGTGGGGGAGGACGGTGTCTAGGAAAAGCTCAGGAGAAGGCACTGAATGTGTGACTTTCCCCAAAGTGAGAAGTGGGCTCGCAGCAaaaagttttggattttgaaaatttcagattttggctTTCCAAATAAGGGAGACTCAGCTTGAAATGCGCCTCATTTGTGAACTAACCAaaacagagagagacagaaagaatgAATTTCTGAACAGGCTTCTTCTGATCACTTACCTTCAATATTTCCTCCCATGATGAACACATTTTTAAGTTTTTTAGAAAGGGCTGGGTCCATTTTCACTGCTAGTGCTAAATTTGTCAAGGGTCCAACAGCAACCAGAGAAACCTATAAAATAACCATGATAACTAAAGAAATTTATTCTGAATACTTATTTACTGGTATATGTTGCTCTGTAGGAACCCTACTCTATAAGTATCATTTCTTAGGATGAAGTTATTGTTACAGATAAAGTACAGAGTGTAGTCAATTTTCTTTTGCCAAGTTAAGCAATTGTATAATACAACCACACAAGTAGAACTTGGTAAGTTTCTGGTTCAAATTACAGTACAATTAATCTTAAACAACCCAGAACATTAATACTGGGATCTTGGATATTAATACCATGTACACAATTAAGCCTCGTTAGAGTAGccttgtttaaaataaattaaaatactgtGTATCTGTTCATCTTCCAAGGGTGCCCCCCACGCCGCCCTGGTGTTGATGATGCTGTAGTCAGTGGCCAGAATACTGCTGGCTTCTTATTCCAACCAGGAATATTTGATCGTAATGAATGAAAACATCATCTTTCTTGCACCCGCAAACAGCTAATCTTTAAGGACTGCAGGCTGACTCTGAacaatccatctgaacaaattacagtatacaggaataaaaaaaacatacagaagATATGTATTCTTTCGCTATAAAATagaattttccaagccctgtaccaaaGAGTGGATTATATACATTTtttgtatataatttttatttattttgtagatATAAGTAcaatgaaagtgggagaacatcaATAGATATAGTAAAGAGACAGGGAGAGAGAATAGATGTCATagtagaagaaaaacaaaaagggagagagaaaaaggaaaaaacacacaaaatatatttaaaaaattaagtttgACTTCCCATCTGCGTTTTAAGATCTCTTCTTTCGTTCTTTTGACAGTTCTTGTATTTTTCCGGCTCTCTTTCTTTGTGATAATTTTTATAAATAAGATAGATCTATCATAAAGTCCATTCCTTTTTTCTTAATAAATTCAATTAAGTTTGAGCATTCTATTTTTTCCCCCTCTCTAATTTTATGTGTTAGATTATCTATTTGTATTACGTCCATTACTTTAAGTATCCATTCTTCTATTGttggaattttcttttctttccataatTTTGTATGTCTGGCAGCTGTATAAAAGAACATCCTATCTAGATTTTTGTTTAGTTTAGTATTTGTAAATCCcaattttataccaattttctctaATATCAGTTGCTGCCGTATATTTtagctttttcttccaaatttcctCCCAATGATCAGGCTTTAAACTGTGCCCTATATACTTGGCCCACTTTACCATACATCTTGAtaattttgatctgtacataatattctactcttaGTCAACAATATGCTGCCACCCATAATGcagttgtgttgtttttttttaatttggtaccttttggaaacaaacttcacatatgtacagtagagtctcacttatccaagctaaacgggccggcagaagcttggataagcgaatatcttggataataaggagggattaaggaaaagcctattaaacatcaaattaggttatgattttacaaattaagcaccaaaacttcgtgttatacaacaaatttgacagaaaaagtagttcaatactcagtaatgttatgttgtaattactgtatttatgaatttagcaccaaaatatcacgatatattgaaaacattgacgacaaaaatggcttggattatccagaggcttggataagcgaggcttggataagtgagactctactgtatttggatttgTGATTAGAAAAAATCAGAAGCAGACACCTGAAGAGGATCTCCACACCATCACAATCACTTATCATAATATTTGACTTTTATAGAGTGACAGTGTCATCTCACCTGACCTGGTCGCTCGTTGACTATTCTTAGTATTGCATGTACAGCATGTTCTTTCTGCAAAAAGTCTAAACTTGGAGCATGAAGATCTGGAATATCACCGAAACCATCTTTGCCATAATAGAATGTATCCACCAATGGCTCACCAAGTATGGAAGCGGAAGCTCCAGAATAAACTGGAATCTATATAAGATATTAGATCAATATGAAATGTTTTAATGACAATCCATTATGATTGTTATAATTATatttctacaaagaaaaaaataagattttCAAGGTAAAATCAGTTTAGTTTAACAAAAAGGTTGGGTTATCcgcaacatttttaaaacatcaacatcttTTTAAGGGATACAATTACAATATGGCATAAAATGGGCATATATATCAGCATCTCCACCTTCTCCAATAGCACATATTAAAGCTTTAGAAAAATTGTATATAGAGAACAAAGTAGGACAGTTTAAACAATGGAAGGAAAAACAAGTTTTTAGACTTAAAGATCTTTTACATCAGGGTAAACTGATAACAAGGGGACAACTgaaattaaaaatgcattaaacTAGTGTTACAGAACAAGTACTAGAGTTAGTGGAAAGGTTAGCTACAATATCAGAAAACCCGGGAGCTCTTACAAAACATGAAATGTTATGTGTCAGAAAATGTGTAACACAACTTTATTGTTTAATTACACAACTTAGTTTGCTAACTGAAGAAAAGTTCCACATTCAGTCAGAGGTTAGAATAGCCAGCAAATCTGGTATCAATAGAAATTACAGTGATGGAGGGGGCTAAGGTGTATTCTTCAGCTGTCAGATTCAATGTTTGAAAATATAAGAAAATCCACATTCAAAATTATATATTAGACTCCCACAGGAATTAGTAACATTTATTATAACTTGGCATCGTTCCGTAGGAGGGGCTGTAATATGTTAGATTCACTGTATCATATgtgaatttaattttaaaaagtgaactaGTCATTAGTACAGCCATACTGGCATTACATGTAGAAACACAAACATATATGAGCAATATCAAGATGTCAATTTTTAACTATTTAAGTTCCACATGATAATAacatgaaaatatattttgaatattaCTCAGTAGGAGAAGTTTACCTCAAGTTTATTACAAACATGTAACACACGTAGTGCATTTCTAGATGTATTTTGCAGCTGACTGTTTCCGTAACAGCAAGTTATTCCGAGGACTTCAACATTTGGAGATTCTAGAGCTATCATTAGCGCTACAGCATCATCAACACCAGGGTCAACATCAACCAGCAGAAATTTCTTCATTTTGGAAATACCTGCAAAAAGTGACATTAATAATTTAAAAGGACAACCTGTGTATCAGATGAAGTGACAGGTGAGCAGAGGAGTAAAGCTACATGCTAAAGCGATCTAGTTCAACAATGCCATGCTCCTCAATcccataataaaaaaaaatggtggcagaAATTCAGATGGAGAGAAATCTGTCTTATTTCAAGCTCCAGTGCCTCATTCTCTCCCTGTCCTCAGCTTAGAGCAACAACAGGATCATGACCTTTTTGTTCGTGcaagcttttgatgaagacacttagctgtaatgacaggaaggGTAACTTTTATTGAATCATGCTAATGTTtaccatctgtcttgttgagtggcctgcaataactgtattagacaaatgtttttaaatatgtttatttcttattgtaaatttgttttataGGTTATTGCTTTACAAATgtatattcttttgtattgtgttttatataatgttgtaagccactttgtgtCCTGTTtagagagaaaagcgggatataaataaagatttattattattaacaataataacaatattaacaaTAGCCTTCTTCCCAACAGGCTGAATGTTGAAAAGTTATTGACATGTCCATCAGCAACATGTCATCATCAGCTGTCGACATGTCCATCAATATATACATATCTTCTATAGATACAaaagctatatatgtgtgtgtgtgtttgcccattgactcctacatggcttgatgtatCTGAACCAACCTTGGCAGACTTACTCTTCACTGTCCCacttaaaataattgaggggCTTGAACTAAAAGCACCCCACTCAGATTCAGAGCTgaggggaagaaaagaagaaagtggaTTATCTGTAGCTAAGTGAAGGATTGGCTGTGGCTAGGTGAAATGCCCCTCTGTGATGATACTGGGAAAGGAAGTGAAGTGGCTTGGCTATTGCTAGGTGGCATGTGtatgaaggaaaaataagaaaaaaagggaaaaataagggaaagaaaggaagggggacagaaggaaagaagggggaagagaaaggaggggagagaaaggaaaggggaataGGTATGAATGAAGGGGAGAAAAGAGATAatgaagggaaaagaaaggaaggaaggaaggaaggaaggaaggaaggaaggaaggaaggaagaggagaaagaaagaaagaaagaaagaaagaaagaaagaaagaaagaaagaaagaaagaaagaaagaaagaaagaaaagtgagaagaaaaagaagggagaataaaggaagacaaaggaagggaagaaggaaagaagaggagggaagGTGTATGAGGTAAAACAAGGGAAATAGGGAAGAaagaacaaagagagagagagaaggttatatgtatttaaaaacacaaagttggaaacgtggcattatactagattttctttgaccagaagctggccacttggagtgcctctggtgtcactgtgagaaggtcctccattgtgcatgtggcagggctcaggctgcattgtagtaagtggtctgtggtttgctcttctccacactcgcatgtcatggactccacattgtagccccatttcctaagattggctctgcatctcatggttccagagtgcagtctgttcagcgccttctaagttgcccagttttctgtgtgccatgGGGGGAGTTTCTTGTCTGGTATTAGCCAGAGACTGAGGGAGAAGTTTTATGAGCCACAAAGAAAATCTGTCCAAAGAGACTTGACTTGGAGACATTGTAAAGTAGATCTTCTCGGAGCTGGAGAAGGGATAAAATAGGAGGCAGTGGCCCCTCAAACCCCCAGGCAATGCTgggtatatacatgtgtgtgtgtgtgtttatatgtatatatgtgtgtgtgtgtatatgtatatgtgtgtgtgtgtgtatatatatatatatatatacacacacacacacacacacagccctacGTTTAGTCTTTGTTCATTGTCATCACCATGATTAGTATTTAATAAGAAGGTATGAACAAGATTGCACTGTTATGGATTCTTTCAggcatttttttattgtgtcagatgcgacttgagaacatactgcaagtcgcttctggtgtgagagaattagcggtcttcagagacgttgcccaggtgacgcccagatgtgttaccatcctgctgggatgcttctctcatgtccctgtaagccagagctgatgggagctcatcctgtctcacagattcgaactggcaatctttaggtcagcagcttaatcttcaggtcagcagtttggctggcacaaggatttaacccattgcgccaccattcATCCTGTACAACTAGAAGAAAATTAGCATTTACTCTGCATTATTAGAAATCCAGCAAGAGCATAAGGACTACTGTATCTTGTCTTGAAATAGTGAGTATTTGTGTATTacgtttttaaatgtgtttttagcaTTTAAACTTTGTTGTGCAGGGCTTGGTCCTGCTTGTAAGTCGCCCCAAGTCCTTCGaggagatggtagcgggatataaaaaaaataaagttaaagtTTGAGTTTCATCAAATACCAAATTACTGTACTACATGAATGAGTGGCCGTTATTGAAACTCCTACCATTGTGTTGTCGGTCCCATGTTGGGTAATGCCTTGGTCACATTCAAAGAAAAGTATGTATTAAAGTACTCTTGCCagctacagcagagtctcgcttatccaacataaccagaccggcagaacattggataagcaaaaatgttggataatgagggattaaggaaaagcctaataaacgtccaatgatgttatgattttacaaattaagcaccaaaacatcatgttttacaacaagtctgccacttgtttgggagtgtggctgcatttgtgttgttgttgggtgtgttggcctgctgcacgttgctgcctagagaaacagctgtggatccggaggGGAGGCAGACTgagctggataatacagaacgttggataagcgaaagttggataagcgagactctactgtatctgaatgCCTGGGTGTACTTATACTGATTGAAATCCTCTATTTGTCAGGTAGCTGTTATATGGCAACTTTTGCTGGAAATGTTATCGTATTATGCCATTTTAATTATAATCTGCTACTCCGGCAATCATTCCCCTGGAACTcaagggccaacttgggccctgcaagtgttttggacttccacactcccaccattcctaacagcctcaggcccttcccttaagcggctgaggggcaaaaggaaggggcctgaggctgttaagaatggtgggagtggaagtccaaaacacttgcagggcccgagttggcccatgcctactttagacagtatttttatttatttatttatttaagatgtaGATTGCCAAATTCATATAGGAAAAGCAGACTTGTTAAACCTGATTCGCAGGAATGCGTCATAAGAGGCATAATTTTAATGTTATCACAGATAAGAACTTTTCAAAGCACTTGGCTGCAAAATCAATGGGAGTACTGTATTTCTCAAACAATCCCTGCTTTCTAGGATGAGGCTGAGGAAACTTTACACTTTGAGTGGGAGAACAGCTCCCCAAACAAAACCCAAAGCAGCCATGCTTTCTGTGtgagtgtgtgcgtgcgtgttCTGGAAGCCAGGGCTCTCCCAAGCAACGCTTCAGGGACAAGAGAGTTCTCACATGGGCCAAGGCGCCAGGCGCGAGGCACAGCCGCCGTCAATCAAACCCTCACGCGCACAGAGAGAGGGAGGGTGGGGCTTGAAGGGGAGATTCACACAATGACTAACGGCCCCTTTCCCACATGCTCCGCCACGCGCCTACCTTCGCTCGCGCTCCCTCAACCGTTGCCTCGTCCACCGCTCACGGAGGCAAGCTGGCCAATCATGAACCGCTGTCTCTGGAGAAAGCTCTACCCTCCCGCCTGGAGTCCCAGTTTGATTGGTTGGAACATGTGATCACTCACAACTGTTGTCACCTCAGCTGGAAAAAGGAGCGTAGTTTTTtctttccaggcaggaaacaatcagggccagtttaacacctcccaacaaaggatctctCCCccccagacaggctttgaagctgcaaggccattcagtgctaatcaagctggccaattgcaacattcacacttgcctccaacagaggagttctttctcccaccctggactttccactaacaaattgaagttcaacagggacaaatgcaagatactctatttaggcagaaaaaatgaaatgcaaatatacagaataGGGGATGCCAGGCTTGACAGCAGGacatgtgaaaaatatcttggagtcctcctggacagGAGGGTAAAcaggagccaacaatgtcatgcagcagctaaaaaagccattaGGATTTTGGCCAGTGTCAATAGGAGTACAGTgtcaagatccagggaagtcatgctattcctctattctgccttggtcagaccacacctggaatactgtgtccaattctgagcaccgcagttgaagggagatgttgactctaagctgtaatgtgtccagaggagggcgactaaaatgatcaagagtctggagaacaagccctacgaggagcggcttaaagaactgggcatgtttagcctgcagaagagaaggctgagaggagacatgatagccatgtataaatatgtgagagtgagtcatagggaggaggaagcaagcttgtttttctgctgccttggagactaggacacagaacaatggcttcaaactacaggaaaggagattccacctgaacattaggaagaacttcctcactgtgagagctgttcgactgtggaactctctgccccgggctgtggtggaggcgccttctttggaggcttttaagcagaggctggatagccatctgtcgagggtgctttgaatgtgcttttcctgcttcttggcagggggttggactggatggcccgtgaggtctcttccaactcagtgattctatataaaccccacttgcctagtttccaacagacctcacaacctctgaggatgcctgccatagatgtgggcaaaacatgaggagataatgcttctagaacatgaccatacagaacatgggagaaagaactcttctctttgAGGCATTTGTGAAtgtgccttgcagcttcaaggcttggcaGCTTCCGGTCTGAGGAGAGGATCCTTTGCTggcaggccctgattgtttcatgcctggaatttccctgtcttctgaatgttgttctttatttactgtcttgatttcagAGTTCTTTAATACagtactgatagccagattttgttcattttcatggtttcctcctttctgttgaaattgtccacatgcttatggatttcaacaaTCAGGgacggctaacacctcccaaaaaggaaCCTGAGCAAACTAACAAAAGAACCATGATATCCTCCCCCATGGCAAATCAGTCATTGGGCCGCTTTCCTAGTTGCATTCACTATTTCTTATTCCTTAAAATGAGAAAACATCCAAAGGCAATGGACTGATATAGCGAACTATGAGGCCTTTGGTACTCCAAATTTATAAACTTCCAGATGCCACATAGTCACAAAGCAAAGTGTGGGAGGTATAGTCAAAACAACTGGAAAACCAGTGTTTCTTCTGCTTCTGCTCCTGGTAGATATAATGGTAGTTACTTGTTATTATAatgctgattttgacattttgcaTTTTATTGGTACAAGGTGTTCTGAACTATTTCCTGAAATATGTataagcttttaaaatgtcccaatccATGTGCTTATTTATCATGTTGACAGAATCTCTGCTAAATCTACTTAACTCTGTATTTTTCACATAGCGACTTAAATGTTAATAAGGCTATACTTTTCAAAATGAATCTTCAGTTAGCAGTGTCTTGACAAAACACACACCTCCATATATGCCATACCCATATACCCTATGTGCCATAATATGTATATAAGTATCCTCACCTTCTCCAATAACATATCTTACAGCAGATCTTTTAAAGGTTTAGGAAAATTCCTCCCAAGCAGAATGACAAGACTCTGAATCCAACAAGGCCTTCAAAGGATGCAGATCTACTTCACAATTTCAACAGGTAATATCATTTCTAGGATGTATCTTTGGACCTTTGGGGGGCTGTTTTTAAACTGTGATCCCATTTCCATCTAACTAGACTctacaaagtttttaaaacattaagaaTTTGTTACTGTCACTGCATGTTTACCTGTTCCCCACTCACCTTAGCCTGAAGGCAAAGGTTCTTATATACAGTATTGTATTGATCTGTTAGTCACACTGAGAGCTCTTTCAAGAGAGATCAggacaaaatgttttaaataactaGTCAAGCAAGCACAGATTAGAACATATATTTATACAACCTGCCATTTCTAAAAGATTATACCTCCCAGCCGTCCACTGACCTTGTATTTGTGTCCTTATCCAATCTTCGCAGAATTTTTCTAACTCGTGCTTGCTGCCTTCTAATGGAACTTGACCTGAACTATATTTTATAACTACAAATAAGTTAATATTTACCATTACAGCATAAGCTGTGATTGGCTCTATTAACCTTTCCTTCACTTACATTTTATCAATGCATCACACATTAATGGTGTTGAAGTATTTCAGGACACTAGACAAGCATTAAGATGTACATACTTTCATACTGGGTATGACTGACCAGAGAACCTAGAAGAAAAACAGTGAAGTGGGGGTGGATCAACTCAAAGTCTTCTTGCAAATTCACAAAGGAAGTAtgccaaagaaagaaaaacagatcaAAATCAAGGGTGTAATAGGTCTATCAATTCCACCACCTAAAAATAACTAGTAGAAAAAGACACTACTCAAATTTTACTCATGTTTTACTGCTTAGAAACAAATAAATCGTTGTGCATTCCACTGTCTCCTTTCTTTATCTATGCAGGCTATTGGACTTTTGCCTCACCACAATTGTGTTAATGGGATGGAAACATCACAGAACAGGTATGTTCATTATTTTACGTCTCCTCAGTAGCACTATGGTGCCGCTTTGGAGGCTATGATCCCATGTTCTCTCTTCCACCCTGCCTACATAACCCTGTTTTTCTGCCCTGTGCCCTCTTGGCATACCTTGTGTtttcaaaatttttatttttatttgacaaTTGCGCTGTTACGGTAATATGGGAAGAAAttacaaacagaaaagaaatggGGGAGAGGACAAACAGTCTGGGATTAGCAAGGGGAGAGAAGAATAATGCCCATTGAAACCACGTGGCTGCTGGCATATCAGAACATAAAAGGAAGAAACATATTATACTGAAGTAGTCATGGGAAGGCAGCATAATCAGGAGGCATTGACAGGCCTTACTAGTTAAAAGGAGCACTATATTCATGGAGTGAAGGCAAATCGGCAACAGTATGCACACAATGTGTCATAGATACAGGCAACATTCATGGTTATCTTGCCGCAATTCTGATTTGCAGACCTCATCTGATAATGTCCATTGCACTCCAATAAGCTCTCAAATAGTCATTTTGTCCATATCTGGTCTAGATAGTGTTTGCAGGCAATTTTATCACATCATTACCATCTCTGTACAGATGACACTATCCCACATCTTCCACTGCTCATCTGCTTTCACATTCAGCACAAACTGCTCGTTTTAGAAAAAATCGGAAactgagctttttaaaaatacagtattaaCACTTTAGAGAGTGCAAATCACTCTGTCACTTTTGTAACATAAAATGTGTTATGTAGAGGTTGGTTTGGGATAAATGTGTCATGAGTGATAAattgaaaatacttttttcagATAATAATAGCAAATTAGATTTGCAGAGATTGAATTATAAGGAACAACTGAATTACTAGGAACCAGTTTATGAGAAACAGGAggaaattaatataaaaataaaataaaccatcaactttattaaaacaaataaaattattttgtgtCTTATTGTCCTCTATATTGGCCTAGAGCACTTATAACTATAAAAGGAACTGAGTAAAGGAAACCAAGACAAGGACTAGCAGTAATATGATATACAGTACTATATGTAGTCTTAGGACTTAAGCACATGAAGCTGGCAAACCGAAATTACAGCAGGATAATTGTGCTGGTAGAATCTCACACAACATTGTTTGTGTCCAGCTGgcattttgccttccttctttactGTAGCAATCCTTTTGATTGAAGGGTTGAATACTTCTCCGTACTGCTGTCTTCCCATTAATTATTTCAGTGCAATAagtcccttctgcttctgtgccaatATGCCAGCAGTCATGTGGCATCTGTGGGCATGATTATCCTCCTCTCCTAAACAGGCTATTTTTCTTCCACCGCCATTTCAtctctgttctttttttaaaaaattctgtattGTAATAATTCTGAAATGtggtaaaaattaaaataaaaacaaaactgaacGGCAGGGCTATGGAGGCTGTGCAAAAGACAAATCTTGGAGCCACGATATTCTAAAGTAGCCTCATTGCACTAATGCAGAGAGGTGCACTAATGCATAATAAAAAACCATTACATTACAATTCCCTACATTAACATGATTGATGAGCCAGCAGGGTGGTATGATGATGTAGGGGGAAAGAATCCATGAACACCTTAAGTATTTTATCCACCATTCTAAAATAAAGTATTTCATAATCCATTCCCAATTTCTCTTGGGAAAAAAAGGCGTTGGGAAAACAGGGTTTTTTCCTGAATTTGTTTTGTTCTTCACATCTCTATAGTGGTTTATTGCTATCTCTGTTTCCTTTCTCCTCAAAACCTACCTTTCCTGAAATACATGTAGCCATAAcaattgtgtattttttatttgttgaACCTTTTAATTCTGCAGAATTGGACATTAAATTGTAATCACACCAGGAGAGAGGAATTTATCATTTCCAGTAGTACAGCACTAGagaaacaaataattaaatatgAGCAAAAGCTTGGGCATGCCTAGCAAGATTTAGGCTTCATGCATCTTGCTTGAAATGTCAGAGTTACATGTTGTAAGTCTCCATACTTTCAAATGTAGCTTGCAAATTTTCATGGAGAAGAGGCAAAAGAGGGTCCACTCTTCAGAAAAACATCTGAGCACCTCCTTCCAGATCAGTTGTGTGATCCTATGCATTCTAAACCTTAAATTCAGAGCTTACGAAGATTACTTTTTGGAACCAATGTCTGTAATTGTCTGTAATTTCCCAGCCAGTTACCATTCTAGGAATTAAACCACAAAATATAACTTTTCTAAAGCTCTGTTTATATGTCTTTTTCATGTCTAAAATTAATATTAGACAAAAGAAAACCcagat is a window from the Anolis carolinensis isolate JA03-04 chromosome 3, rAnoCar3.1.pri, whole genome shotgun sequence genome containing:
- the LOC100552777 gene encoding nucleoside hydrolase isoform X1, which produces MVNINLFVVIKYSSGQVPLEGSKHELEKFCEDWIRTQIQGISKMKKFLLVDVDPGVDDAVALMIALESPNVEVLGITCCYGNSQLQNTSRNALRVLHVCNKLEIPVYSGASASILGEPLVDTFYYGKDGFGDIPDLHAPSLDFLQKEHAVHAILRIVNERPGQVSLVAVGPLTNLALAVKMDPALSKKLKNVFIMGGNIEGKGNDTVSAEFNFASDPEAAYIVLNEYNCPVYIASWEFINSFPLPWNFYHQWINQNTEKANFLKKIHAHSITKGEHKPGFVSCDSYAVAAAIDDNFVTEVTSVGVTVELRGSLTRGMMVVDWTDKLKKKHQVFIMRKCDLRKLEALFMAAVK
- the LOC100552777 gene encoding nucleoside hydrolase isoform X3 → MKKFLLVDVDPGVDDAVALMIALESPNVEVLGITCCYGNSQLQNTSRNALRVLHVCNKLEIPVYSGASASILGEPLVDTFYYGKDGFGDIPDLHAPSLDFLQKEHAVHAILRIVNERPGQVSLVAVGPLTNLALAVKMDPALSKKLKNVFIMGGNIEGKGNDTVSAEFNFASDPEAAYIVLNEYNCPVYIASWEFINSFPLPWNFYHQWINQNTEKANFLKKIHAHSITKGEHKPGFVSCDSYAVAAAIDDNFVTEVTSVGVTVELRGSLTRGMMVVDWTDKLKKKHQVFIMRKCDLRKLEALFMAAVK
- the LOC100552777 gene encoding nucleoside hydrolase isoform X2; its protein translation is MVTHLGVTWATSLKTANSLTPEATCSISKMKKFLLVDVDPGVDDAVALMIALESPNVEVLGITCCYGNSQLQNTSRNALRVLHVCNKLEIPVYSGASASILGEPLVDTFYYGKDGFGDIPDLHAPSLDFLQKEHAVHAILRIVNERPGQVSLVAVGPLTNLALAVKMDPALSKKLKNVFIMGGNIEGKGNDTVSAEFNFASDPEAAYIVLNEYNCPVYIASWEFINSFPLPWNFYHQWINQNTEKANFLKKIHAHSITKGEHKPGFVSCDSYAVAAAIDDNFVTEVTSVGVTVELRGSLTRGMMVVDWTDKLKKKHQVFIMRKCDLRKLEALFMAAVK